From one Lolium rigidum isolate FL_2022 chromosome 4, APGP_CSIRO_Lrig_0.1, whole genome shotgun sequence genomic stretch:
- the LOC124646475 gene encoding probable flavin-containing monooxygenase 1, protein MERKRVAIVGAGVSGLAACKQLLERGCRPVVFEADTVLGGVWAHTPECTTLQTARPMYQYSDFPWPDSVTEMFPDHRQVMDYLGGYARHFGVLDCVKFGHRVLGMEYVGVSEKKVAASEEWGGTGGAFGSGDGEWRLEVANADGDVQADIVDFVVLCIGRFSGLPNIPSFPSGKGPEAFDGQVMHSMDYSQMGSEKAKDMMEGKRVTIVGYLKSALDIAAECAAVNGTEQPCTMIVRTKHWNIPDYYAWGVHISKLYLNRFAELLIHKPGEGFLLSLLATTLTPLRWIFTKFAESYYSIPMKKYGMVPDHSLFEALVACLVAIAPKDHYKRLDEGSIVLKQSKTFTFCKEGVLLEGESSPTRSDIVIYGTGYKGDEKINNMFKSEYFRSIAVGSTSTTLPLYRECIHPMIPQLAVLGYSESLSNLYTTEIRAKWLTHFMDGGFRLPSIKAMQKDVLVWEKFMKRYSRGYFRRSCISILNIWYNDQLCKDMGCNPRRKNGFFAELFEVYGPGDYANLHPE, encoded by the exons ATGGAGAGGAAGAGAGTGGCCATCGTCGGCGCCGGCGTGAGCGGCCTGGCGGCGTGCAAGCAATTGCTTGAGCGCGGGTGCCGGCCGGTCGTCTTCGAGGCCGACACCGTCCTCGGCGGCGTGTGGGCGCACACGCCGGAGTGCACCACGCTGCAGACGGCGCGGCCCATGTACCAGTACTCCGACTTCCCGTGGCCCGACTCCGTGACGGAGATGTTCCCGGACCACCGCCAGGTCATGGACTACCTCGGCGGCTACGCGCGCCATTTCGGCGTGCTCGACTGCGTCAAGTTTGGTCACCGGGTGCTCGGGATGGAGTACGTCGGCGTCAGCGAGAAGAAGGTGGCGGCGTCGGAGGAGTGGGGCGGGACCGGCGGGGCCTTCGGCTCTGGCGATGGCGAGTGGCGACTCGAGGTGGCCAACGCTGATGGAGATGTCCAG GCAGATATTGTAGATTTTGTGGTTCTTTGCATTGGGAGGTTTAGTGGTTTGCCCAACATACCAAGTTTCCCTTCAGGAAAAGGTCCGGAAGCATTTGATGGCCAGGTGATGCACTCTATGGACTACTCCCAAATGGGCAGCGAGAAAGCTAAAGATATGATGGAGGGCAAACGTGTTACCATAGTTGGATACCTAAAATCAGCACTTGACATTGCTGCCGAATGTGCAGCAGTGAATG GTACTGAGCAACCATGCACAATGATAGTCCGAACAAAGCATTGGAACATACCAGACTACTACGCTTGGGGTGTCCACATATCAAAGCTGTATCTAAATCGCTTTGCTGAGCTCCTTATTCACAAGCCCGGTGAAGGCTTCCTCCTGAGCCTCTTGGCAACCACCTTAACTCCGTTG AGGTGGATATTTACAAAATTCGCTGAGAGCTACTACTCCATTCCAATGAAGAAGTACGGCATGGTGCCTGACCATAGCCTTTTTGAGGCACTGGTGGCATGCTTGGTTGCCATTGCGCCCAAGGATCACTACAAGAGACTAGATGAAGGTAGCATTGTTCTGAAGCAATCAAAGACCTTTACCTTTTGCAAGGAAGGTGTGCTTCTTGAAGGTGAATCTTCACCAACAAGAAGCGACATTGTGATCTATGGAACTGGATACAAGGGTGATGAGAAGATCAATAATATGTTCAAATCAGAATACTTTCGGAGTATTGCAGTTGGGTCAACATCCACAACCTTACCTCTCTATAG GGAGTGCATACACCCTATGATCCCGCAGCTCGCGGTCCTCGGTTATTCAGAAAGCTTGTCAAATCTTTACACAACAGAAATTCGGGCCAAGTGGCTCACACATTTCATGGATGGTGGCTTTAGATTACCATCTATTAAAGCAATGCAAAAGGATGTTCTGGTGTGGGAAAAGTTCATGAAGCGCTATTCTCGCGGTTACTTCCGAAGGTCATGCATTAGCATCCTTAACATCTGGTACAACGATCAACTATGCAAGGACATGGGATGCAACCCAAGAAGGAAGAATGGCTTCTTCGCAGAGTTGTTCGAGGTTTATGGTCCCGGTGATTATGCCAATCTCCACCCTGAATAA